A part of Paenibacillus donghaensis genomic DNA contains:
- a CDS encoding glycoside hydrolase family 88/105 protein — MALIPEYFPEHDSIARYAGGDSANVLAAVAGRYIGANPPQPPVYRVHSRSGFRRRSDCRYEMNLGERFPELEPGQFVYGWSKLWSEQETEAPLAASCYGPLKLFINGRQAFASNLNDDVFPERRTSFRATLDKGWNHLVLEFAATATGCGGVVGTGSVKGSPLHVLVPAPARQSGGEGWIYSGPQAARWPVSALPGRRDGEAAGTGAPEPGAARVAAGGLAGYGADARGAAAEAELAARCAWYPAGQWTPREMADGNLSRIFGRVPGAKALAWCKLDVRSTQGAVLHGSYRGAAPATVYVDGQLAATLQPGSGVTQLPLQLGYGIHELIVEAVCGDGDGGWGFELEVLPGSPPAALIQPYPVEGMTGTWLYLGPFSAAGAPTIAELAAMDRLFGSGAEQTFWRVDQPDSWVRPYLESGMYGRWNYPLGVTLYGLLRTGAELSAPHYSEYAQRHIGQCTALHEYALWDRDQYGAPGINHQLAMMDSLDDCGSFGAAMLEAHKLSPLRGAEQAAADIAAYITEVQDRLPDGALYRVRGTVDFMQDTMWCDDLYMSTPFLAKYAQLSGDSAYQEDAVSQFLLYKKRLFQPEPGIMHHVYDYKFDRPNGVPWGRGNGWVIFSLAELLSVLPESHARRPQLLEFLRQLSKGYLRLQDEQGLWHQVLTDPESYAEASCTSMFIYAFARSVRSGWLPEPEAYIASAIQGWDALSRYCIDKQGNVYGVCRGSGYSFNPLYYKEELSWQLNDTHGIGIVLLAGIELRRMLAALGAEQTEPMRVI; from the coding sequence ATGGCTCTGATTCCCGAGTATTTCCCTGAGCATGACAGCATCGCACGTTATGCGGGCGGTGATTCCGCGAATGTGCTGGCTGCGGTTGCCGGCCGTTATATCGGCGCGAATCCGCCGCAGCCCCCGGTCTACCGGGTCCATTCGCGCAGCGGATTCCGGCGGCGGAGCGATTGCCGCTATGAGATGAATCTGGGCGAGCGGTTCCCGGAGCTTGAGCCGGGGCAATTCGTCTATGGCTGGTCCAAGCTGTGGAGCGAGCAGGAGACGGAGGCTCCGCTGGCAGCGAGCTGCTACGGCCCGCTCAAGTTGTTCATCAACGGCCGCCAGGCCTTCGCCTCCAACTTGAACGATGATGTGTTCCCGGAACGCAGAACCTCGTTCCGGGCCACGCTGGACAAGGGGTGGAACCACCTTGTCCTGGAGTTCGCCGCCACCGCCACCGGCTGCGGCGGCGTGGTTGGCACAGGCAGCGTGAAGGGATCGCCGCTGCATGTGCTTGTGCCCGCCCCCGCGAGGCAGAGCGGCGGGGAGGGCTGGATCTACAGCGGGCCGCAAGCCGCCCGCTGGCCGGTCTCGGCGCTGCCGGGCCGCCGGGACGGCGAGGCAGCGGGCACAGGCGCGCCGGAGCCTGGCGCGGCGCGGGTTGCCGCAGGCGGACTCGCCGGCTACGGCGCGGACGCCCGGGGCGCAGCGGCGGAAGCGGAGCTGGCGGCGCGCTGCGCGTGGTATCCCGCGGGGCAGTGGACGCCCCGCGAAATGGCGGACGGCAACCTCTCCCGGATCTTCGGGAGGGTGCCGGGAGCCAAAGCTCTGGCCTGGTGCAAGCTGGATGTGCGCAGCACGCAGGGCGCGGTCCTGCACGGCAGCTATCGCGGAGCAGCACCAGCCACTGTCTACGTGGACGGGCAACTGGCCGCTACGCTGCAGCCGGGAAGCGGAGTCACCCAGCTTCCGCTTCAGCTGGGGTACGGCATCCATGAGCTGATCGTCGAAGCGGTCTGCGGCGATGGCGACGGCGGCTGGGGCTTCGAGCTGGAGGTGCTGCCCGGCAGCCCGCCGGCTGCGCTGATCCAGCCGTATCCGGTGGAAGGCATGACCGGGACATGGCTGTATCTTGGACCGTTCAGTGCAGCGGGTGCGCCAACAATTGCCGAGCTGGCGGCTATGGATCGCTTGTTCGGCAGCGGGGCCGAACAGACCTTCTGGCGGGTCGATCAGCCGGACAGCTGGGTGCGGCCTTATCTGGAGAGCGGGATGTACGGCCGCTGGAATTATCCGCTTGGGGTAACGCTCTACGGACTGCTGAGAACAGGCGCGGAGCTGTCCGCTCCCCATTATAGCGAATATGCCCAGCGGCATATCGGGCAGTGCACCGCCCTGCATGAATACGCGCTCTGGGACCGCGATCAATATGGTGCGCCGGGCATCAACCACCAGCTGGCGATGATGGATTCGCTGGACGACTGCGGCTCCTTCGGAGCGGCCATGCTGGAGGCCCATAAGCTGTCGCCCCTGCGGGGAGCCGAGCAAGCTGCTGCCGATATCGCCGCCTACATTACCGAAGTACAGGACCGCCTGCCGGACGGAGCCTTGTACCGGGTCAGAGGTACGGTCGATTTCATGCAGGACACGATGTGGTGCGATGATCTGTACATGAGCACGCCGTTTCTGGCCAAATATGCTCAGCTGAGCGGAGATTCCGCTTATCAGGAGGATGCGGTTTCGCAGTTTCTTCTATATAAAAAGCGGCTGTTCCAGCCGGAGCCTGGCATCATGCATCATGTCTATGATTATAAGTTTGACCGCCCGAACGGTGTGCCTTGGGGCCGGGGCAACGGCTGGGTGATCTTCTCGCTGGCTGAGCTGCTGTCCGTCCTGCCGGAATCGCATGCCCGGCGTCCGCAGCTGCTGGAGTTTCTGCGTCAGCTCAGCAAAGGGTATCTCCGGCTGCAGGATGAGCAGGGATTGTGGCATCAGGTGCTGACTGATCCTGAATCCTATGCCGAGGCATCCTGCACCTCGATGTTTATTTACGCTTTTGCCCGAAGCGTGCGCAGCGGCTGGCTCCCTGAGCCAGAAGCCTATATCGCCTCCGCCATTCAGGGTTGGGATGCCTTGTCCCGCTACTGTATCGACAAACAAGGCAATGTCTATGGCGTCTGCCGCGGCTCCGGGTATTCCTTCAATCCACTGTATTATAAGGAGGAGCTGAGTTGGCAGCTGAACGATACCCACGGCATCGGCATTGTGCTGCTGGCAGGCATTGAGCTGCGCCGGATGCTTGCAGCGCTTGGGGCAGAGCAGACCGAGCCGATGCGAGTCATCTGA
- a CDS encoding cache domain-containing protein: MEQGKRSGWRRYMRGWSGWKGRYYRRNLIIVLIVSAIPGFVIGALVYWMAGGRLESELLQLHNRQIEQRADNIDDQMTNLELMLAHWAFDPKFDYSLDALDLTVHYERAWDITKTLLVMQGSSTMTKRMELYLSGKTPVLFNPEYGRLGSDAVSDQYDKLLLTTQSTYWTQWAFNPAQPQQKELTLVHHIPGGSQAPFGALLLRMDTEKVAAMLRTMTPYSSGETFLVQTTGDLFVSAEGSTRSSPFVSALYRAIQSRHTGEKPSFLFNWEDTTYAVTYGGFSRIAADWRFVSASPITSITSPVVFISRLIFAVSSCALLLAALLSWFASRKIYSPVGRLFQALLPEQAAAAGREDEFTLIERHWQNLHWESDALQYRLAEQLPHVKESFLHQLFQGYLYVYSEPDLQSRMERFKWEVRDHHFIVLYVQLTGISSLEGKFRNGDESLVSFAAANIVGELSAEYFEQADAINFHDLTLGLLLLVPKDRPALPEVHAFSEQLTATINKMLKMRVTVAFSAPVAGITAIPLAYEAAKQAASYRQFAGENQIIDLELLDRDGLDTPETQYSFTLERSLIQALRTGRRRRPTGCWSSFWIRSAPAVPR, encoded by the coding sequence ATGGAGCAAGGAAAGCGGTCGGGATGGAGACGTTATATGCGCGGCTGGTCAGGTTGGAAAGGCAGATATTACCGCCGGAATCTGATCATAGTGCTGATCGTCTCCGCTATCCCGGGTTTTGTGATCGGAGCACTGGTGTACTGGATGGCCGGCGGGCGGCTGGAAAGCGAGCTGCTGCAGCTGCATAACCGCCAGATTGAGCAAAGGGCGGACAATATTGATGATCAGATGACCAATCTGGAGCTGATGCTGGCCCACTGGGCGTTCGATCCGAAATTCGATTACAGTCTGGATGCCCTGGACTTGACTGTTCATTATGAACGGGCCTGGGATATTACGAAGACGCTGCTAGTGATGCAGGGCTCAAGCACGATGACCAAACGGATGGAGCTGTATCTGTCGGGAAAGACTCCGGTGTTGTTCAACCCCGAATACGGCAGACTTGGCTCAGATGCGGTGTCGGACCAGTATGATAAGCTGCTGCTCACTACGCAGAGCACTTACTGGACCCAGTGGGCCTTCAATCCGGCCCAGCCGCAGCAGAAGGAATTGACGCTGGTCCATCATATTCCCGGCGGAAGCCAGGCGCCATTTGGGGCACTGCTGCTGCGGATGGACACGGAGAAGGTGGCTGCGATGCTGCGGACGATGACCCCCTATAGCAGCGGGGAGACCTTCCTCGTGCAGACCACCGGTGATTTATTCGTATCCGCCGAGGGCAGCACGCGAAGTTCACCGTTCGTCAGCGCTCTGTATCGTGCGATCCAGAGCCGGCACACGGGCGAGAAGCCGTCGTTTCTCTTCAATTGGGAAGATACAACTTATGCCGTAACCTATGGAGGCTTCTCGCGGATCGCCGCGGACTGGCGTTTCGTCTCAGCGTCGCCGATTACAAGCATCACCTCACCGGTGGTGTTTATCTCAAGGCTGATCTTCGCCGTAAGCTCATGTGCCCTGCTGCTGGCGGCACTGCTGTCCTGGTTCGCCAGCCGCAAAATCTATTCGCCGGTGGGCCGTCTGTTTCAGGCGCTTCTGCCCGAACAGGCGGCTGCAGCCGGCCGTGAGGATGAGTTCACTCTGATAGAGCGCCACTGGCAGAACCTGCACTGGGAGAGTGATGCGCTGCAGTACCGGCTGGCCGAGCAACTGCCGCATGTGAAGGAGAGCTTTCTGCACCAGCTGTTTCAGGGGTATCTATACGTCTATTCCGAGCCGGATCTGCAGAGCCGGATGGAGCGCTTCAAATGGGAGGTGCGGGATCATCATTTCATTGTGCTGTACGTGCAGCTTACCGGAATCTCCAGTCTGGAGGGCAAGTTCCGCAACGGGGACGAGAGTCTGGTCTCCTTCGCGGCGGCCAATATTGTTGGGGAGCTGTCTGCCGAATATTTCGAGCAGGCTGATGCGATTAACTTCCATGATTTGACCTTAGGCCTGTTGCTGCTGGTGCCGAAGGACCGTCCGGCGCTGCCGGAGGTGCATGCTTTCAGTGAACAATTGACAGCGACGATCAACAAGATGCTGAAGATGAGGGTGACGGTGGCATTCAGTGCCCCGGTCGCTGGAATTACGGCGATTCCGCTGGCGTATGAAGCCGCCAAGCAGGCGGCCAGCTACCGCCAATTCGCCGGAGAGAATCAGATCATCGATCTGGAGCTGCTGGACCGCGACGGGTTGGACACCCCCGAAACCCAATATTCATTCACCCTGGAGCGCAGTCTGATTCAAGCGCTACGCACGGGGAGGAGGAGGAGGCCTACCGGCTGCTGGAGCAGTTTCTGGATACGCTCTGCGCCGGCGGTGCCAAGGTGA
- a CDS encoding helix-turn-helix transcriptional regulator: MDVQQGMLQLLGSIQHAVMDSGIHPNRLFRGNNLYAALSQIHEPKLILAWFREKVVAPFLKELAERSNAGIKRTIELAMIYIHEHYTDSNISLDSCAGHTGTSPFLLSKSFKRVTGTNFIDYLTGLRLAKAKELLRDTGMRINDVASQVGYQNSYFNRIFKKQEGITPTRYRELSQSGDTLEG; the protein is encoded by the coding sequence ATGGATGTGCAGCAGGGCATGCTTCAATTGCTTGGCAGCATTCAGCATGCTGTGATGGACTCCGGTATCCATCCGAACCGGCTGTTCCGCGGCAATAATCTGTACGCGGCGCTCTCACAGATTCATGAGCCGAAGCTGATCCTGGCCTGGTTCCGCGAGAAGGTCGTGGCTCCATTCTTGAAGGAGCTGGCCGAACGTTCCAATGCCGGGATCAAACGTACGATCGAGCTGGCCATGATCTATATTCATGAGCATTATACAGACAGCAATATCTCGCTTGACAGCTGCGCCGGCCATACTGGAACAAGCCCATTTCTGCTTAGCAAGTCGTTTAAGCGGGTGACCGGGACCAACTTCATCGATTATCTGACCGGGCTGCGGCTGGCCAAAGCCAAGGAGCTGCTGCGCGATACGGGCATGCGGATTAATGATGTCGCCAGCCAGGTCGGCTATCAGAACAGCTATTTCAACCGCATCTTCAAGAAGCAGGAGGGCATAACCCCTACGCGTTACCGCGAGCTTAGCCAGAGCGGCGATACCCTTGAAGGGTGA
- a CDS encoding polysaccharide deacetylase family protein: MPNIYYCFPQGKHKVLTMSYDDGRRADERLVQLFNRNGIRGTFHLNSGLLGEGDRIAAEEVADLYAGHEVSAHTSHHPTLARCPLEQIVDEIMEDRKGLERLLKVPVRGMSYPNGSFNTAIKQLLPSLGIEYARAVQTTGSFAIPEDYLEWRGTCHHNDRLLEHAETFKGLHKRQYLYMMYVWGHSYEFDNDNNWDLMERFCEQLGGQDDIWYATNIEIYNYMKACERLVFSAARDFVYNPGAATLWMEVGGSAVEIPGGVTVELS, from the coding sequence ATGCCTAATATTTATTATTGTTTCCCGCAAGGCAAGCACAAGGTGCTGACCATGAGCTATGACGACGGCAGAAGAGCAGACGAACGGCTGGTACAGCTATTTAACCGCAATGGAATCCGCGGGACCTTTCATCTGAATTCCGGTCTGCTTGGTGAAGGCGACCGGATTGCAGCTGAGGAGGTTGCTGACCTTTACGCAGGCCATGAGGTGTCGGCACATACCAGCCATCACCCTACATTGGCCCGCTGCCCACTGGAGCAGATTGTCGATGAGATTATGGAGGACCGCAAAGGGCTGGAACGTCTGCTTAAGGTTCCGGTGCGCGGCATGTCCTATCCGAATGGTTCGTTCAACACGGCGATCAAGCAGCTGCTGCCTTCGTTGGGCATTGAATATGCCAGAGCGGTGCAGACCACCGGCAGCTTCGCCATACCGGAAGACTATCTGGAATGGCGGGGCACCTGCCATCATAATGACCGCCTGCTGGAGCATGCAGAGACGTTCAAGGGGCTGCATAAGCGGCAGTACCTGTATATGATGTACGTCTGGGGTCACAGCTATGAATTCGATAACGATAATAACTGGGACCTGATGGAACGTTTCTGTGAGCAGCTGGGTGGTCAGGATGACATCTGGTATGCGACCAATATCGAAATTTATAACTACATGAAGGCTTGCGAGCGGCTGGTGTTCTCGGCGGCGCGGGATTTCGTCTATAATCCGGGTGCGGCCACGCTCTGGATGGAGGTTGGCGGCAGCGCGGTGGAGATTCCCGGTGGCGTTACCGTGGAATTGTCCTAA
- a CDS encoding extracellular solute-binding protein, translating into MITQSKGKRWMILGVAVMMMVSITSGCGGNEAASSPEPGNSNSAAGGNAEAAQQLTLMLPIFKTNYPKDGSPVAAELEKLTNTKIHFEWVPNASYADKFNITLASGKLPSIIYVGDVKASSFVSAAKSGAFWEVGAYLKDYPNLSQANPVILKNSAIEGKNYGLYRGRSLGRNGMVYRKDWLDKVGLQEPKTVDDFYNMLTAFKEKDPDGNGKADSYGMVLVKWTGQWASGFDIMKLWFGSPNKWGVVDGKLVPEHEYPEYVEALKFMKKLYDEKLINSDFAVMDSAKWTDPIVNNKAGVIIDVVDGGARIDNQIHAALEKEGKNNPDTHYMDVNGGVTGPDGQLHTLPTSGYAGVLAIPKSSVKTEAELKRVLGFLDQINNPDIQTLLTFGLEGSHYKVVDGNIERSEDTVLLESEVEGLNQMLAFIPEDKSNKVKETPLRLKQLEVQKANEASIVINPVESFISSVYSQKGSQLDNVINDARIKFIVGHIDEAELMDAFKVWTKTGGDELVKEMNELYAKANQ; encoded by the coding sequence ATGATCACACAAAGCAAAGGAAAGCGCTGGATGATACTAGGGGTAGCTGTTATGATGATGGTAAGTATTACCTCAGGCTGTGGCGGCAATGAAGCTGCATCGTCGCCGGAACCGGGCAATAGCAACTCAGCAGCAGGGGGCAACGCGGAAGCTGCGCAACAGCTGACGCTGATGCTGCCTATTTTCAAAACCAATTATCCCAAGGACGGCAGCCCGGTGGCTGCGGAGCTGGAGAAGCTGACGAATACCAAAATCCACTTTGAGTGGGTGCCGAATGCGTCCTATGCCGATAAATTCAACATTACGCTGGCTTCGGGCAAGCTGCCCTCGATTATTTATGTAGGGGATGTTAAGGCCTCCAGTTTTGTAAGCGCAGCCAAGTCGGGGGCGTTCTGGGAGGTAGGGGCGTATCTGAAGGATTATCCGAACCTGAGCCAGGCGAATCCGGTTATTCTGAAGAACTCGGCTATCGAAGGCAAGAATTACGGGCTGTATCGGGGCCGCTCTTTGGGCCGCAACGGGATGGTCTACCGCAAGGATTGGCTGGATAAGGTAGGGCTGCAGGAGCCGAAGACGGTCGATGATTTCTACAATATGCTGACTGCGTTCAAAGAAAAGGACCCTGACGGCAACGGTAAAGCCGATAGCTACGGTATGGTGCTGGTGAAATGGACCGGCCAATGGGCCAGCGGCTTCGACATCATGAAACTATGGTTCGGATCTCCCAATAAATGGGGTGTGGTGGATGGCAAGCTGGTTCCAGAGCATGAATACCCGGAATATGTAGAAGCGCTGAAATTTATGAAGAAGCTCTACGACGAGAAGCTGATCAACTCCGACTTCGCGGTCATGGACAGTGCCAAGTGGACCGATCCCATCGTCAACAATAAGGCCGGAGTCATTATTGATGTAGTGGATGGCGGTGCCCGGATCGACAACCAGATTCATGCCGCTCTTGAAAAAGAAGGCAAAAACAACCCGGATACGCATTACATGGACGTAAACGGAGGGGTGACAGGGCCTGACGGCCAGCTGCATACCCTGCCAACCTCAGGTTATGCCGGCGTGCTGGCCATTCCGAAATCAAGTGTAAAGACCGAAGCTGAGCTGAAACGTGTGCTTGGGTTCCTAGATCAGATTAACAATCCCGATATTCAGACACTACTGACCTTTGGTCTGGAGGGCAGCCATTACAAGGTGGTAGACGGCAATATCGAACGTTCGGAGGACACGGTGCTGTTGGAATCAGAGGTGGAAGGTCTGAACCAGATGTTGGCTTTTATTCCCGAGGATAAAAGTAATAAAGTCAAGGAAACACCGCTGCGGTTGAAGCAGCTGGAGGTGCAGAAAGCCAACGAAGCCAGTATAGTGATCAATCCGGTGGAATCCTTCATCTCCTCAGTGTATTCCCAGAAGGGGTCACAGCTGGATAATGTGATCAACGATGCACGGATTAAATTTATCGTGGGCCATATTGACGAAGCAGAGCTGATGGACGCATTCAAAGTATGGACCAAAACCGGCGGGGATGAGCTGGTCAAGGAAATGAACGAATTGTACGCCAAAGCAAACCAATAG
- a CDS encoding DUF1961 family protein — MNEPAREQLIPQGLRKLYQNPLASPEDVAGFRLEGEGALTFPMKRLRLESTRSAEEGQKANLVLWCPETFPGDLAVSWEFRPLKEPGLAILFFAAQGAGGKDLFDPSLPRRTGEYEQYHHGSMDAFHISYFRRMWTEERQFHTCNLRKSYGFHLVAQGADPLPDVPDMNGPYRMLVLKQGARVTFAINGLVLFTWEDDGSSYGPLLAGGRIGFRQMAPLIAEYGDLVVYGE, encoded by the coding sequence ATGAATGAACCAGCCAGAGAACAACTGATCCCCCAAGGCTTGCGGAAGCTCTACCAGAATCCGCTGGCTTCTCCAGAAGATGTGGCCGGATTCCGGCTGGAGGGGGAAGGCGCGCTTACGTTCCCAATGAAGCGGCTGAGGCTGGAGAGCACACGGAGCGCCGAAGAAGGGCAGAAGGCCAATCTGGTGCTTTGGTGCCCCGAGACATTCCCCGGCGACCTTGCGGTCTCCTGGGAGTTCCGCCCGCTGAAGGAGCCGGGGCTGGCCATTTTGTTCTTCGCCGCGCAGGGCGCAGGCGGCAAGGATCTGTTCGATCCCTCGCTTCCGCGCCGCACCGGCGAATATGAGCAGTACCATCACGGGTCGATGGACGCTTTTCACATCTCTTATTTCCGCCGGATGTGGACCGAAGAGCGTCAATTCCACACCTGTAATCTGCGCAAAAGCTATGGCTTTCATCTGGTCGCCCAAGGAGCGGACCCGCTGCCCGATGTTCCCGATATGAACGGACCATACCGGATGCTGGTGCTGAAGCAAGGCGCGCGTGTTACCTTCGCCATCAATGGACTGGTGTTGTTCACCTGGGAAGACGACGGCAGCAGTTATGGCCCGCTGCTGGCAGGGGGCCGGATCGGCTTCCGCCAGATGGCGCCGCTGATTGCCGAATATGGGGATTTGGTTGTATATGGAGAGTAG
- a CDS encoding IS110 family transposase, with the protein MSITTKYVGLDVSKSKIAVALADEGERGEARYWGMLEHSKSAVSKLMKHLQQNGEVQLNVCYEAGPTGYVLYRWLLEMGIACTVVAPSLIPKRPGDRIKTDKRDAKRLAQLFRAGELTAVYTPTPEDEALRDLVRAREDAKEDLTRHMQRLGKFLLRYQISNPKKSKTGTFAHEEWLDTLRFSNECQRVTFQEYRQSIWETKERILRYEQEIEQQAEKGSHSQRPLIQAFQALRGVALVTAVTLSTEIISISRFASAADFMSYCGLVTSENSSGDTRRQGRITKAGNAHLRRVLVEAAWHYRHTPGVRRKLRERLTGLPAEVQSLAWSAQTRLHKKYNALLWRGKTKGCIAVAVARELAGFVWAIAQEVQRQSVEIQEAG; encoded by the coding sequence ATGAGTATAACCACAAAGTATGTAGGTCTAGACGTATCCAAGTCCAAGATCGCAGTCGCCCTTGCTGACGAAGGCGAACGAGGGGAAGCTCGGTATTGGGGAATGCTGGAACATTCAAAAAGTGCGGTCAGCAAGCTCATGAAACACTTGCAACAGAACGGAGAAGTTCAATTGAATGTCTGCTATGAGGCAGGTCCTACCGGGTATGTCTTGTATCGCTGGTTACTAGAGATGGGCATTGCCTGCACGGTGGTCGCCCCTTCTCTCATTCCCAAGCGTCCCGGAGATCGCATCAAGACCGACAAACGGGATGCCAAACGACTCGCGCAACTCTTTCGCGCAGGTGAACTGACCGCGGTATACACGCCAACCCCTGAAGATGAAGCGCTGCGAGATCTTGTTCGAGCCCGGGAAGATGCCAAAGAAGATCTGACGCGTCATATGCAGCGACTTGGGAAATTTTTGTTACGGTATCAAATTAGCAATCCGAAAAAATCAAAAACCGGCACCTTTGCCCATGAAGAATGGTTGGATACGTTGCGGTTCTCAAACGAATGTCAACGCGTGACCTTCCAGGAGTATCGGCAATCCATCTGGGAAACGAAAGAACGAATCTTGAGATACGAACAAGAAATCGAACAACAGGCAGAAAAAGGAAGTCATTCCCAGCGTCCGCTTATCCAGGCGTTTCAGGCCTTGCGTGGAGTGGCTCTCGTGACGGCGGTGACACTAAGCACAGAGATCATCAGCATTTCCCGATTTGCAAGCGCAGCAGACTTCATGAGTTACTGCGGACTCGTCACCAGTGAGAATTCCTCGGGCGATACGCGTAGACAAGGTCGAATCACGAAGGCGGGCAATGCCCATCTGCGAAGGGTATTGGTGGAAGCCGCCTGGCATTATCGGCATACGCCCGGTGTCCGCAGAAAGTTAAGAGAACGACTGACGGGGTTGCCTGCAGAAGTACAAAGCTTGGCCTGGAGCGCGCAGACCCGGCTGCACAAGAAATATAACGCGCTGTTGTGGAGAGGCAAGACCAAGGGATGTATTGCGGTGGCTGTGGCCCGGGAATTGGCAGGTTTTGTGTGGGCCATCGCCCAGGAAGTGCAGCGGCAGTCCGTAGAGATCCAAGAAGCAGGATAA
- a CDS encoding FG-GAP-like repeat-containing protein: MHNQNQLRSPFPLAAIDISAAGPRCKMLLGDLNGDGRAELLLVQPDNRQDVRYIPHQVQCLTAFDLDGRLLWQTGTPDPGAGSQGSDYPAQLCDIDGDGRLEVLCVMDGRFQILDGATGSLKAVHDLPAPHAHDCIIIANLSGGSQARDIILKDRYHQLWAMDQDFKLLWTHKGNVGHFPWVHDLNGDHHDEVMAGYDLLDHNGKLQWSCRDLEDHADCIWAGDVNGDGLPELVIGGSVTVMYDRDGQELWRYAGSIESQHLALGRFRPDLPGLQVAGLDRMVREDDGKGLKGKDALFLLDNEGRELWKEERTTSGWLTIVETFSHWTPDAPDYILAYRRGGGVLPALYDGHMQIVAQFPEEGYVVHADLLGCGTEQAVIYTDETATIYASEPLELAARSGGPLPQSKRLYSSTLYPGGEITV; encoded by the coding sequence ATGCATAATCAAAATCAACTGAGATCACCTTTCCCTTTGGCAGCGATCGATATTTCCGCCGCCGGTCCACGCTGCAAAATGCTGCTGGGCGACCTGAACGGAGACGGCCGGGCAGAGCTGCTGCTGGTGCAGCCGGATAACCGCCAGGATGTGCGGTATATTCCTCATCAGGTGCAGTGTCTCACCGCTTTTGATCTGGACGGCAGGCTGTTATGGCAGACCGGAACTCCTGATCCAGGAGCGGGCAGCCAAGGCTCGGATTATCCGGCCCAGCTCTGTGACATCGACGGCGATGGCAGGCTGGAGGTGCTGTGTGTCATGGATGGGCGCTTCCAGATTCTCGACGGTGCGACGGGCAGTCTGAAGGCTGTGCACGATCTGCCTGCTCCCCATGCCCATGACTGCATCATTATTGCCAATCTGAGCGGCGGCAGCCAGGCGAGGGATATCATTCTCAAAGACCGTTATCATCAGCTATGGGCGATGGACCAGGATTTCAAGCTGCTGTGGACGCATAAAGGCAATGTGGGGCATTTCCCCTGGGTGCATGATCTGAATGGCGATCATCATGACGAGGTGATGGCCGGGTATGATCTGCTGGATCACAACGGGAAGCTGCAATGGAGCTGCCGTGATCTGGAGGATCATGCGGACTGCATCTGGGCCGGAGACGTGAACGGCGACGGGCTGCCGGAGCTGGTAATCGGCGGCAGCGTGACCGTGATGTATGACCGGGATGGCCAGGAGCTGTGGCGTTATGCAGGCTCAATCGAGTCGCAGCACCTGGCGCTGGGCCGGTTCAGGCCAGACCTTCCGGGTCTGCAGGTCGCGGGGCTGGACCGGATGGTCCGCGAGGATGACGGCAAAGGGCTGAAGGGCAAGGACGCCTTGTTCCTGCTGGACAATGAAGGCCGGGAGCTGTGGAAGGAGGAACGCACCACTTCCGGCTGGCTGACCATAGTGGAGACGTTCAGCCACTGGACGCCGGACGCGCCGGATTACATCCTCGCTTACCGCCGGGGCGGGGGTGTTCTTCCGGCACTCTATGACGGCCATATGCAGATTGTGGCCCAATTTCCTGAGGAAGGTTACGTTGTCCACGCCGATCTGCTCGGCTGCGGCACAGAGCAGGCGGTGATCTATACCGATGAGACAGCTACGATATACGCCAGCGAACCGCTGGAACTGGCCGCTAGATCAGGTGGCCCGTTGCCCCAGTCTAAAAGGTTGTACAGCTCCACGCTGTATCCGGGCGGCGAGATCACAGTGTGA